The genomic window TTCCTGTAgctgcttcaaaataaaagcctcccACTGGATTGTAGGTGGAAAACGACCGGGAGTAACAAGAATTAACTGGTTTCGCATTAGTGGTAACTTGAAGTACGAGCAGCACTGTGGGAGAGCCACTGGAATCAGTCTATGCAGGCGTACGTTCAGGGATCTACGTCCACACTCACCTGGCGGCGCCGGCGGGACGAGGCTCTCCGCCGGCCCGTCCTCCGTCACCAGGGGGTCCACGCGGTGCTTCCTCTTCAGaaacagcttcttcttcttgctttGCTCGCCTGTTGTGGCTGAAACGTGCAGAGAGGTTTTCGGGCATGAGACACCAGACAGCGGTTGGACTTCAGTAGAGATTGCATTACAGACTGCTGGTAGGATTTTTAGCGCCTTTAAAACACtcgtttcagtttgtttgtatCACTCACCTGAACTTGCGCTTTCCGACGCTGGTCTTGAATCCTCTGGCTCTTCCTCCTCGCCctcttcaccctcctcctccccttgaTCAGCATCCGCCTTCGGGCTTTTACtcctgccctcctgcagctccttctgccgcctcctctccttttctttatcCTCGTTCTGAAAGGAGAATGAAACCCTCATCCCTGAGCCCTTTGAAATACAGAATGCTTCGACTCGAGCTCCAACACAACACGACACCTTCCAGTTGTGCGTACACCAACAGTCACACACCTCAGTGATGACGTTGTCGATTGGCTGGAAGGGGCTCGGAACGTTTTCCTCATCAAGCTCCTCTTGGATTGGCCGGCCTTCTCGCTCTGCCTCTTCATGCTCCTCTCGTTCTCTGCAGAAACAACAAGATGTCAACATCCAGTTGGAATACATTCAAAAAGCGGAAAAAGAAAGGTCCCTTTCATTTTAACTCAAGGACAAGAAAGCGAGgggaaatatacttttacagACAGAGGGGAGAAATCATTGGCATTTTGACATTTCAACTTCTCCCCAGCCTCAATTATCACTTCCCtctgtccatctcctccttcttttaTCTGTCCCGACATAATTTCTTTCCTTATCTGTCTCCACCTCATGGTTTCCCCATTGTCATGTTCACGTGTGATTTTTAGCCGCTCTTATCGGGACAGGGCTTTTACAGTGGAGAGatgttggtttatttttatGGCCCCTTGTGTTTTCCTAACCTTTCTTCTCGTATCCGCCGCACCCTCTCCGCCCGCTCCTTcttgtcctgctcctcctgtgcgCGCTGCTCGGCCGTGTCCTTCTGCACGCGCTCGGTGATCGCCTCATAGTCTTTGGCGATGTTGCTGAGGAGCCAGTTCAGGCCCTTCTTGATGGACTTGTCCATCTTATTGCCGTAACCCAGGACTGCAGAGCACGGCTCCTGGCGCGGGAGCACATAATCAGAGATTAGATGCTGCCAGCACTTGTAGTTTCGCAGCATCCTCTAAAAGGACTTGCCGTCTTACACTGTGCAACGGTcgagaaagaaaataaacttgtcTCTTAGTCTATATGTGGGTGTCACTGCAGTTAAACCAAATGCCCTTAACACCACTCGACTGCCGTTCCCCCAACAGGTGCACAAACACTTACGATCTGACAGAGACACTTGTTCTCGTTGACAAGCTTCTCTAACGACAGGTTCTCGATGATGTCGGCTTCAGCCAGCGCTCCGTCCCGGTCCTGTTTGTTGGCGAGGCTGAACGCACAGAGGAATACAAAGATATCCTTGAGTGCTGACGTGCGGGGGGAAAGCAAACAAATAGAAGAACACATTGCACTCTCCTTTGATTTGGCTGAACCAGCTGCCGGTTCAACCAGCTCCTTCAATCTTTGAAGAGAAAGGTAAAGTAGCTGCAAGGACAGTTATAAAACCACTTGCCTAGATAATGCCTCTATAATGTCCTCATCCTTTCCACTTTCATCAAAGTGTCAAGACAGTTTTTTAAATCCCTTCGcactttcaaaacatttttaaaatataaatgtttaagtGTGTAATACAGCATCATTTCCGGGGGAATACCACACTCACACTAGCACAGGTTTGCCGGCGATGCGCGGGTGCTGAAGGACCTCGGCCATGGTCTCCCTCGTCTCCTGGATCCGCTGGACGTCGCTGGAGTCGACCACGAACACCACGCCGTACGACTCAGAGTAATAGTTCTTCCAGATGCCCCGGATTCGCTTCCCGCCACCCAGGTCGAAAATGGTCACCTCGAACTTGCCCTGCTTCAGGTCGACCTTGGAAAAACCTACTGTTGGAGCCACATCCTGAGGATTTTCTGGGGGGAAAGATAAGAGCCGAGGAGAGTAAAGGGAAATTGTATGATAGCAAATGATTCCAGTTTAAAATATATGGAGAACCAAACATTATAATATCTATAACAAACCTCCTTGGATCCCTCGCACTGTGGCCGTCTTCCCTGCATTATCCAGTCCCACCATCACCAGAGTCACTTTCCTGTGAGATGAGAAGAggacaaatgaacacaaacatcactCCTACAAAAACCCTGGTTCACCTGATGGCGTCTGCGGTGCCCTGCATCTAAATGTGCTGTGTCCGTGACACAGAATCGACTTGGCATTAGTGTCCATGACGCATTTGGGGGCACAGATAAGCCAGTTAATAATCTGAATGACCAACGCAATCAGATGTCTGCAGGCCGACTGGGTCAGCAACAGTCACAAGGTCAGCGAAAACTAATTAAACTAATAAATTCAAATGCAGTACACTGGCTTACGAGCAATATCGAGTGTAAAATGCATGTTTAGCCTTGAAATTACCAGGTTGTGGACTTAATTGTTGTGTTTATCTTCTGGAATGAATATGTCAAACAACACATCTTGTTTCTAAGTCCTCCGAAAACCAACAAATGCACGCCGGGCCTGGTATTTGTATTGTGAGCCAAGATGAGCTTTCCTGCAGGACAACGCAGGCAAACAAAGGAGCAGATGCCCGCTCAGTCGTCTCTGCAGGAACGCACCATGCACACACCTGGACGGCAAAGACGGCACGGGAACCGCAGCTACCACCGGGGTTTCTCAAACGACCAGATATCTAAGTGAAAACTTCGATAAACAAGGGGAACCATCTTTTTATCGAAGAAATGCAACACTTGCACCTTCAATTGCAAAAGATATTATTAAGCGTAATTGCTCTCACAGCAATATTTTTAATCCCGGAGCCACTTTTTTGAAAGGATCCatcaaagagaaataaaaaaacatggcaccTTAAAAGCAGGATTTTGGTGGATGCTTACACGGTAATAGCATCATTCAAATTGTTTCTCCCGGCTGCATACTTAACTTTGAAGCTTGCGCCAAAAAGACAACAACCGCACGATCCATCTGACCGTCCTCTGGAGCCAAGTGGCCTTCATCATCTTTGCGTAAACCTCCGAAAACAGCGAGATGCTTCCCGTCCCCTGTCCGCTAACCCATCACTGCACTGCCCTCGCTGACACAAACCCGTCACAGACACGGACCAAGAGGAAGAGACGCCCTGAGCAGACCTGCCTGCAGGATTAGTGAAGGATTTCGGACTAAGTCCATAGGATCAGATGCCTCACGGGTACCACGTGGGTTAAGCATCGTCGATTAAATCTTAGTGCCTCACACCTTTTTGTTTGAGTGTAAACAGTAATCCAAGATGCCTCAGATCAATAAGGATGAGAGTATGTtcattaaaagaacaaaaacgAGGAGACACTGAATCCTTTCTTACATATGATGAACGATTGGATTTGGATTTATGACTCTAATTGGCTTCTACAATGTCATAATATACAACCAACAGACCAAAACCCCAGATACTTAATATAAAATCAAATTGGCTCATTTACTAAAGATTATTCACCAAAATCCCTATCTATCAGTTGCACAAAATAGAACAATCATCACCAGAAATAAGTTTGTGGTGTGGCTTTGATGCCGTTTAAAAAAAGTCAGAGTACGAGGTTTGTTCTTAGAATTCATAATGTTATCGGATTACAATCCACCGTGTCACATTCATTGCTGAAATAACCACAACACCTGTGAATAAAGCAGATGTCCAGCTTGagttaaaaatctaaataaattaGGATAGAAACTGACTGACAGACTCGGATGTGTGTGATATTCCAGCAGTTGAGGATATACTAAATAGATTATGCATAAATAGTAAGAATGGTTGATGAGGAGCTGATTTATATTCTCGAGATATTTCTCGAGAATATTTCCTTACTCAATATGGTGATATGAATTAAACAGGGCGTGCAGACGTCTATGTGAGTGGACGGACATTCGCACAATCAGATGCAATCATACCTCGTTTTCTTGAGCATGtgtataaaacagaaaacacgaGACATGACAAAAGAActaagaggaggaaaaaaacaaaccgagACAAAACCTGTCCCGCTCCGCTCCTCGTCAGTTCTCCGCTTAAGTAGGATGAGAGGGCCTGACTAATTACTATTGTCTGTGAAAGGACGTGAATGAAGGAAGCTCGGCTCCTGTGGAAATAGTGAAGCTTTTTCAAAAAGGGTGGATCTTattctttttctaaataaagtgtatttgtGAGTCGCTCCAGTGCGTAAGAAGAAGGTTCTTCGCAATATTGAGGCCGTAAGAAAGGAAACActgttgtgtatgttttttaaGGTAATCAGGCATATCCAGGATGATCGTATTGGAGATGAAGATTCTCAACCAGTCACTGATTTAAAGGGCATAGGGCAAAGCTATGGAGTAGGGTGTCATCTGTCAAAGAATATCTGTTGCACGTCGGGTATATTCTATGCAACCTCTACTTAGTGAAGTGCATTTTAAACTGGACTAAACAATTCCTCGCCCTGTTAGAGCTTTAATGCATGCCCTGTTATTCTATAATTGAGATTTTGGTGGGTTCTCTCTTCTTCCCATCTTGTTTGTATGGGATTGGACGGATTGTAACGTGTTAATACACAACATGTTCATTTTTTGGAGCTAGAACCCCTGAAAGTCTCAAAATTCTGCAGAAGTGTTCGGATAAAGTCTCTTATTTGTAAAATCTAAAGATGTCGCCTCCTTATAATTTACAGAAACTGAAGTGGAAAGAAACTGAGATCATTACAGCCAGCCTCCATCTCTTTCCCCTGATGTAACCACAGGAACAACCTGTTTGCATCTGTCAAAGTTGGATCTGTGCAGCAGGATCACAGGGCTTCACCACACAACTCACCTGGCCGGCTCTCGCCAGCGTTTTAGCCAATTGCAGCAGTTCGCCATGAGGCTAAACATCTCAGGCCGACTCCAGGTGACTGCGGTCGGGGCGTCCCCTCGGATGGGACCCGGTCACACCTCGATGGATCCAACTTTGGGAAACCTCAATTAGCTACATAGCGAGCTAATCCGTGTTGGCATCGACGTTGACATCTTCCCCGGAGGTCGACATGGGCAGCGGGGGGAGAATCAAACCGCCTTCGCCATGTGTGTTGTCGATAAACGTGATCCTGGGCGACGGGCAACTTCCAGAAACACGGAGTCCCAGGTCCCGTTAGATGAGGCTAGTGGAAGCTAATGTGGCTAACGTGGCTAGCTGTAACGGTGTCGTGTCAACGCGTTTAATACCAGTCTCAACGCGTGAGTGATTCTACTCTGATACACACATACGCTGAAACGCAGTAGTGTGATAGAGCTGCTGTTGTCTCAGCTCATTTGAAGCAGCCCACATTAGCTGTTTTACTCACGGAacagcagctagttagcttTAGCCCGGGTTGTAGCTCCCCGCTTTGTTTACGCCGTGTGTACCGCGGCTGCTAGGCTGCGGAACGTGATGACGTCAGCGTGCGTGAGCGACGTCTTCCAGAAAGAGTCCgaggatgatttaaaaactacaGCTTCTATATATGCTATATATAACTGATTTGATATAATATAAAGCATGTATCTCCACTGATTTTAGTGAAGTATAACCCTCTAGTTAATTATAATAcaacagcaataataataacttgACCGAACCTATATATGTACTGATTTTTGTATGGTATCCTTATTTTAATGTTCCCGTATCGCTGCCCTTCTAATGCAcaagtattcattaaatatcttgtttttggtGACCACAAATCCTCATTTTCCTTTCTAAGGTCATTAACAAAcgtacattttgtatttcaacATCACTTTAACCATAGCTAGATTTAcaaagcgcacacacacgcacgcccaCGCACGCACGCGTACACACAGAGGATGTTGAGGATCATAACAAAGTCACATGATGACCTCTCCGTACAGTGAGAACTCTGTCAAACGTTTCTTATCCTGAAGTCACAAAGAACTGAAATGGGCttgaaaatgaagtgaaatcatCATGTTGAGATAAGTGTctccacaaaataacacaaactgtacaACACAACAGGCCCAAAATTACCACTGTCTTCAGGACATCATCTCTGAGACACTTTCTGTCACTCCTCTATGCTGTGTACCTCCCATCATCAATTATTTCCCAAGCATGCTGTAGTTCCCAGAGGCCTGCTACAGTCTCCCCCTTGTGGTTGTTCTGAGATGGTGGTCGAGAACATGCAACAAGAATCTTCATCTATGTTTGTATAAAACGTACTCGGGGTCAGTTTTCTAATAAATatggtaaaatatatattaaacagTTTCCTCAGACTTAAAGATCCTCTGCTCTTCATCGACTCTTCTTCATACTGTAAATGTGACCTTCACTTTTCTTCTGGTTGTTTCCACTATGTCAAACTTgctgattttgttcttttacctgcaccaaggacgtgatgtttccacctgtttgcaagaggaaagaaaagcagagtcATGATTCCAGCAAAGTCgtggaaggatgtttattgagcattaaagcagagacaagtagTAACAGAGTAgtaacagatgtttttcttcttgttacatctggtttgtcaaagaggaaatgatccatgtgtttaactcatagactgaatataaaggcttTGGGTTATACCACAGCGCCACCTTTGGGTTAAACAGTAGAAAAGCAACCACCTCTCTGCATCTCAAAAACTTCTCGTgaagaagtggacgagcttcgtaGGACTtgaaaaactaaacctgaagttaacctgataaccacaaatcctgcttggtagcacagaccctggatctgtacTGTAATACTGACTGTGTTAAGTcaaatactgatgaaagcagc from Platichthys flesus chromosome 22, fPlaFle2.1, whole genome shotgun sequence includes these protein-coding regions:
- the arl13b gene encoding ADP-ribosylation factor-like protein 13B isoform X1, with amino-acid sequence MMKATWLQRTVRWIVRLLSFWRKLQRKVTLVMVGLDNAGKTATVRGIQGENPQDVAPTVGFSKVDLKQGKFEVTIFDLGGGKRIRGIWKNYYSESYGVVFVVDSSDVQRIQETRETMAEVLQHPRIAGKPVLVLANKQDRDGALAEADIIENLSLEKLVNENKCLCQIEPCSAVLGYGNKMDKSIKKGLNWLLSNIAKDYEAITERVQKDTAEQRAQEEQDKKERAERVRRIREEREREEHEEAEREGRPIQEELDEENVPSPFQPIDNVITENEDKEKERRRQKELQEGRSKSPKADADQGEEEGEEGEEEEPEDSRPASESASSATTGEQSKKKKLFLKRKHRVDPLVTEDGPAESLVPPAPPVGWATPKASRLPKLEPLGDSKHSDFFKKPLPPVANRPQPNGDAHDIVC
- the arl13b gene encoding ADP-ribosylation factor-like protein 13B isoform X5, which gives rise to MMKATWLQRTVRWIVRLLSFWRKLQRKVTLVMVGLDNAGKTATVRGIQGENPQDVAPTVGFSKVDLKQGKFEVTIFDLGGGKRIRGIWKNYYSESYGVVFVVDSSDVQRIQETRETMAEVLQHPRIAGKPVLVLANKQDRDGALAEADIIENLSLEKLVNENKCLCQIEPCSAVLGYGNKMDKSIKKGLNWLLSNIAKDYEAITERVQKDTAEQRAQEEQDKKERAERVRRIREEREREEHEEAEREGRPIQEELDEENVPSPFQPIDNVITENEDKEKERRRQKELQEGRSKSPKADADQGEEEGEEGEEEEPEDSRPASESASSATTGEQSKKKKLFLKRKHRVDPLVTEDGPAESLVPPAPPAGSG
- the arl13b gene encoding ADP-ribosylation factor-like protein 13B isoform X2, which codes for MFSLMANCCNWLKRWREPARKVTLVMVGLDNAGKTATVRGIQGENPQDVAPTVGFSKVDLKQGKFEVTIFDLGGGKRIRGIWKNYYSESYGVVFVVDSSDVQRIQETRETMAEVLQHPRIAGKPVLVLANKQDRDGALAEADIIENLSLEKLVNENKCLCQIEPCSAVLGYGNKMDKSIKKGLNWLLSNIAKDYEAITERVQKDTAEQRAQEEQDKKERAERVRRIREEREREEHEEAEREGRPIQEELDEENVPSPFQPIDNVITENEDKEKERRRQKELQEGRSKSPKADADQGEEEGEEGEEEEPEDSRPASESASSATTGEQSKKKKLFLKRKHRVDPLVTEDGPAESLVPPAPPVGWATPKASRLPKLEPLGDSKHSDFFKKPLPPVANRPQPNGDAHDIVC
- the arl13b gene encoding ADP-ribosylation factor-like protein 13B isoform X3, with translation MMKATWLQRTVRWIVRLLSFWRKLQRKVTLVMVGLDNAGKTATVRGIQGENPQDVAPTVGFSKVDLKQGKFEVTIFDLGGGKRIRGIWKNYYSESYGVVFVVDSSDVQRIQETRETMAEVLQHPRIAGKPVLVLANKQDRDGALAEADIIENLSLEKLVNENKCLCQIEPCSAVLGYGNKMDKSIKKGLNWLLSNIAKDYEAITERVQKDTAEQRAQEEQDKKERAERVRRIREEREREEHEEAEREGRPIQEELDEENVPSPFQPIDNVITENEDKEKERRRQKELQEGRSKSPKADADQGEEEGEEGEEEEPEDSRPASESASSATTGEQSKKKKLFLKRKHRVDPLVTEDGPAESLVPPAPPVGWATPKASRLPKLEPLGDSKHSAGSG
- the arl13b gene encoding ADP-ribosylation factor-like protein 13B isoform X4; translated protein: MMKATWLQRTVRWIVRLLSFWRKLQRKVTLVMVGLDNAGKTATVRGIQGENPQDVAPTVGFSKVDLKQGKFEVTIFDLGGGKRIRGIWKNYYSESYGVVFVVDSSDVQRIQETRETMAEVLQHPRIAGKPVLVLANKQDRDGALAEADIIENLSLEKLVNENKCLCQIEPCSAVLGYGNKMDKSIKKGLNWLLSNIAKDYEAITERVQKDTAEQRAQEEQDKKERAERVRRIREEREREEHEEAEREGRPIQEELDEENVPSPFQPIDNVITENEDKEKERRRQKELQEGRSKSPKADADQGEEEGEEGEEEEPEDSRPASESASSATTGEQSKKKKLFLKRKHRVDPLVTEDGPAESLVPPAPPDFFKKPLPPVANRPQPNGDAHDIVC